A genomic segment from bacterium encodes:
- a CDS encoding DUF4143 domain-containing protein, producing the protein MVDHGSPDYLDRAVDAEVAAALASSPAVLIEGPRGCGKTWTGQRFARSEIFLDGSEALRIAAEVDPDSILAGEEPRLLDEWQLVRGIWNPMRRACDRRGGFGHFLLTGSQNPPDDLTEHSGAGRVARVRMRPMALWESGDSTGEVSLSSLLEGGRCRAPDMGRTISDLASLICRGGWPRMIGMAAGTAQARLRDYLSDIARIDISRVAGVRRNPRMVTDLLASLARNEATTASIATLQADLAEAGAGAPARSTIGAYLDELARLFVIEPLPAWFAHLRSASRLRKTPKKYFADPALAVAALRGSPAFLERDLETMGLLFESMAVRDLRVYTQAMGAHLYYYRDERNLEADAVIDGLDGRWAAVEIKLGGASAVKRAMDSLRAVRSRVDTVRRGEPARLIVLTAFGPGYQADDGVAVVPLTALRP; encoded by the coding sequence TTGGTCGATCACGGGAGTCCCGATTATCTGGATCGAGCGGTGGACGCCGAGGTAGCCGCAGCTCTAGCCTCGTCACCCGCCGTGCTCATAGAGGGCCCGCGAGGCTGTGGCAAGACCTGGACCGGGCAGAGGTTCGCTCGTAGCGAGATCTTCTTGGACGGGTCGGAAGCCCTCCGGATCGCCGCCGAAGTGGACCCGGACTCGATACTGGCGGGCGAGGAACCGCGACTGTTGGATGAGTGGCAGCTGGTCCGCGGCATTTGGAATCCGATGCGCCGCGCCTGCGACCGGCGGGGAGGGTTCGGACACTTCCTACTCACGGGCTCGCAGAATCCCCCGGACGATCTCACCGAGCACTCCGGCGCGGGGCGGGTCGCCCGTGTACGTATGAGACCCATGGCGTTGTGGGAATCCGGCGACTCCACCGGCGAGGTGTCTCTGTCATCGCTATTGGAGGGTGGTCGATGCAGAGCGCCGGACATGGGCCGGACTATCAGCGACTTGGCGTCCCTCATCTGTCGCGGAGGGTGGCCTCGCATGATCGGGATGGCCGCTGGCACCGCGCAGGCTCGCCTCCGTGACTACCTGAGCGATATCGCCCGCATCGACATCTCCCGTGTTGCAGGAGTAAGACGCAACCCGCGGATGGTGACGGACCTGCTCGCGTCCCTTGCTCGTAACGAGGCCACCACAGCATCTATCGCCACTCTGCAGGCCGATCTGGCCGAAGCGGGTGCCGGAGCACCCGCTCGTTCAACCATCGGGGCCTACCTGGACGAACTCGCCCGCCTTTTCGTGATTGAGCCATTACCGGCCTGGTTCGCTCATCTCAGATCGGCGTCCCGTCTGAGGAAGACCCCCAAGAAGTACTTCGCCGACCCTGCGCTGGCAGTTGCCGCGCTGCGAGGTTCCCCGGCGTTTCTGGAGCGAGATCTGGAGACGATGGGCTTGCTGTTCGAGTCGATGGCGGTGCGCGACCTTCGGGTATACACCCAGGCGATGGGAGCGCATCTGTACTACTACCGGGATGAGAGGAACCTGGAGGCCGATGCCGTCATCGACGGTCTCGACGGTCGCTGGGCCGCTGTGGAGATCAAGCTCGGAGGGGCATCGGCCGTCAAGAGGGCCATGGATTCCCTGAGAGCCGTGCGTTCCCGGGTGGACACGGTCCGGCGCGGCGAGCCGGCGCGGCTGATCGTGCTGACGGCGTTCGGGCCCGGCTACCAGGCCGACGACGGGGTGGCGGTGGTGCCCCTGACCGCGCTGAGACCTTGA
- a CDS encoding DUF6282 family protein, whose product MMLPENRSFELSRQLLEGAIDIHVHATPHLPSSPRRLDPIEAAIEARDAGMRAIVLMDVFQMSNGIAWIVNRAVPDFTVYGGLILNTAYGGLNPRAVKTAIGYGDGARFISFGAHSTYYQASREGRIVDGKFTPLKDLYPEFRREEVDRSIRIPVEGPAGPELDEILSVISDHPRVFLNTGHVSPEEAIRLVDLAHEYGIGNVLVATAVTQAASTDQLRHMARRGAFIEYTLGAYTHTTSIPKTHYYVELAYAADEEMTGEASGGIRKSAEQMRQVGTHHCILATDFGGYTLPAPVEGLREFIACLLDLGVPAEDIRKMVRTNPRKLLGLDP is encoded by the coding sequence ATGATGTTGCCCGAGAACCGTTCCTTCGAATTGTCCCGGCAGCTTCTCGAAGGTGCCATAGACATCCACGTCCACGCCACCCCGCACCTGCCCAGCAGCCCGCGACGGCTGGACCCCATCGAGGCGGCCATCGAGGCCCGGGACGCAGGCATGAGGGCCATCGTGCTGATGGACGTCTTCCAGATGAGCAACGGGATCGCCTGGATCGTGAACCGGGCCGTGCCCGACTTCACGGTCTACGGCGGTCTGATCCTCAATACCGCGTACGGCGGCCTGAACCCTCGGGCTGTCAAGACGGCGATCGGGTACGGCGATGGCGCCAGGTTCATCAGCTTCGGCGCCCACTCCACCTACTACCAGGCCTCCAGGGAGGGCCGGATCGTGGACGGGAAGTTCACACCACTGAAGGACCTGTACCCGGAGTTCAGGAGGGAGGAGGTGGATCGGTCCATCCGCATCCCCGTTGAAGGGCCGGCGGGGCCCGAACTGGACGAGATCCTGAGCGTCATCTCGGACCATCCCCGTGTCTTCCTGAACACGGGCCACGTCTCGCCCGAGGAGGCCATCCGCCTGGTCGATCTCGCACACGAGTACGGCATCGGTAACGTGCTGGTAGCCACCGCCGTCACCCAGGCTGCCTCGACGGACCAGCTCCGGCACATGGCCCGGAGGGGCGCTTTCATCGAGTACACCCTGGGTGCCTACACGCACACCACGTCGATCCCCAAGACCCACTACTACGTAGAGCTGGCGTACGCGGCGGACGAGGAGATGACGGGGGAGGCGAGCGGCGGCATCAGGAAGTCCGCCGAGCAGATGCGGCAGGTGGGAACGCATCACTGCATCCTGGCGACGGACTTCGGCGGGTACACCCTGCCGGCGCCGGTCGAAGGCCTACGCGAGTTCATCGCCTGCCTCCTCGACCTGGGCGTGCCGGCCGAGGACATCCGCAAGATGGTCAGGACCAATCCCAGGAAACTCCTCGGCCTCGATCCGTAA
- a CDS encoding globin, with protein sequence MLRGSLREATKAPPTVYKTVGGQRFFDDLVDRFYDAVEGDPLLRPMYPRDLRRSRERLAGFLAQYWGGPPRYSEERGHPRLRMRHMPFAIGPAERDAWMAHMAASLDVATLADGTGRPLPAEVRAAMFDHFDNAATHLINQPGA encoded by the coding sequence ATCCTCCGCGGATCACTACGAGAGGCGACGAAGGCTCCTCCCACCGTCTACAAGACGGTCGGAGGCCAGCGATTCTTTGACGATCTCGTCGACCGTTTCTACGATGCCGTGGAGGGAGACCCGTTGCTGCGGCCCATGTATCCGCGGGACCTGCGGAGATCCCGCGAGCGCCTGGCCGGCTTCCTGGCCCAGTACTGGGGTGGGCCGCCGCGCTACAGCGAGGAGCGGGGCCATCCCCGCCTGCGGATGCGCCACATGCCCTTTGCCATCGGCCCTGCCGAGCGTGACGCCTGGATGGCGCACATGGCAGCCTCTCTCGATGTCGCAACCCTGGCCGACGGCACCGGCCGCCCCCTCCCTGCCGAGGTCCGGGCCGCCATGTTCGACCACTTCGACAACGCCGCCACCCACCTGATCAACCAGCCCGGCGCTTGA
- a CDS encoding SLC13 family permease has translation MTWEIGFLILLLVVMAYLFLTAKLPVDLTAFLGLAVLIVGGYVGPTEAFSGFASPAVITMLAIFIISAALLYTGIADVVASKVYTLVGSREVPLIITLMLVSGILSGFMNNIAATAVLMPAVAGIARRAGLPASRLMMPLAFGSILGGTTTMVGTPPNIVAATIIAERDMTPFGLFDFTPIGLVLLAAGILFMITVGRRLLPDRQVGPAESEADELTHIYQLEERLFTIRIPEPSAMDGVTLSEAHLSGALGIKVVAIHRGAKHLSPTADTLLRGGDVLLVEGRLSDLEDLLRVGEVELQPTSTRQLPRPRRGFTAIRFEVPASSSLAGTSPREARFRDRYEAVIVGVERDGEVMRENLASRTIHAGDHVIAIGPRSQLLEMQPDPNFLVKDLGLSAMQAFEGHLSVLRVPEGSSLAGSTVGSSRLSELVGVTVGGIIRDDVTRLDVHPDDVLEAGDGLLVACEPARFERLVRLGDVEVDSRVGEGELESEDFGIVEVALAPRSAIEGKTSRELQFRDRYGLQLLAVWRDGRSIYEDLADLAFRFGDGLLVQGPWERISLLGSDPDFVVLSPAGMRPRRPKKAPIALGALLLMVAMVVLGIQPIHVAAFIAASLVLLFGTVTMEEAYRAIEWRTIFLVAAVLPVGIAMESTGAALLLVSRVREWLGPMGHLAILIALVVLASLLSQALDGAPAVVLLAPVALETAAQLGMNPYAAMMGVSLAASAAFMTPFSHKANLLVMGAGGYRAIDYARVGTPLTVVVLGIVVALVPVFFPI, from the coding sequence GTGACCTGGGAGATCGGGTTCCTGATCCTGCTGCTGGTGGTGATGGCCTACCTGTTCCTGACCGCCAAGCTTCCGGTGGACCTGACTGCCTTCCTGGGCCTGGCGGTGCTGATCGTCGGAGGCTACGTGGGGCCTACGGAAGCCTTCAGCGGCTTCGCCTCGCCGGCCGTGATAACAATGCTCGCCATCTTCATCATCAGCGCCGCTCTGCTCTACACGGGGATAGCCGACGTCGTGGCGTCCAAGGTCTACACCCTGGTGGGCAGCAGGGAGGTCCCGCTGATCATCACCCTCATGCTGGTGTCGGGCATCCTCTCGGGGTTCATGAACAACATCGCCGCCACCGCGGTCCTGATGCCGGCGGTGGCGGGAATCGCCCGGAGGGCGGGGCTGCCGGCTTCGCGCCTGATGATGCCCCTCGCGTTCGGGTCGATCCTGGGCGGCACGACCACCATGGTGGGCACCCCGCCCAACATCGTCGCCGCCACCATCATCGCCGAGCGGGACATGACGCCGTTCGGTCTGTTCGACTTCACTCCCATCGGGCTGGTGCTCCTCGCCGCCGGAATCCTGTTCATGATCACGGTCGGCCGGCGGCTCCTTCCCGACCGTCAGGTGGGTCCTGCGGAGTCGGAGGCGGATGAGTTGACCCACATCTACCAACTCGAGGAGCGCCTGTTCACGATCCGCATTCCCGAGCCGTCCGCCATGGACGGCGTCACCCTGTCCGAAGCCCACTTGTCCGGCGCCCTGGGCATCAAGGTGGTAGCCATACACCGGGGCGCCAAGCACCTCTCCCCGACGGCCGACACCCTTCTGAGGGGCGGTGACGTTCTTCTCGTGGAGGGCAGGCTGTCGGATCTCGAGGACCTGCTGCGGGTCGGGGAGGTGGAACTCCAGCCGACCTCGACCCGCCAACTCCCCAGGCCGAGACGAGGTTTCACCGCCATCAGGTTCGAGGTTCCCGCCTCGTCGAGCCTGGCAGGAACAAGCCCGCGCGAAGCGCGCTTCAGGGACCGTTACGAGGCGGTGATCGTAGGCGTGGAGCGGGATGGGGAGGTCATGCGGGAGAACCTGGCATCCCGGACCATCCACGCCGGGGATCATGTGATCGCTATCGGGCCCCGCTCCCAGCTGCTGGAGATGCAACCCGACCCGAACTTCCTGGTGAAGGACCTGGGGCTGTCGGCGATGCAGGCCTTCGAGGGCCATCTCTCGGTACTCCGCGTCCCGGAGGGTTCCTCGCTGGCGGGATCGACGGTGGGGTCGAGCCGGCTGAGCGAACTGGTGGGAGTCACGGTCGGAGGGATCATCCGTGATGACGTAACCCGTCTCGACGTGCATCCCGACGACGTGCTCGAGGCCGGCGATGGTCTGCTGGTGGCGTGCGAGCCGGCCCGGTTCGAGAGGTTGGTCCGGCTGGGTGACGTAGAGGTGGATTCCCGGGTGGGTGAGGGAGAGCTCGAATCGGAGGACTTCGGCATCGTCGAGGTGGCGCTGGCGCCCCGCTCGGCGATCGAGGGTAAGACCTCACGCGAGCTGCAGTTCCGGGATCGCTACGGCCTCCAGTTGCTGGCGGTCTGGAGGGACGGCCGCTCCATCTACGAGGACCTCGCCGATCTGGCGTTCCGCTTCGGTGATGGATTACTGGTGCAGGGTCCTTGGGAGCGGATCAGCCTGCTCGGTTCCGACCCCGACTTCGTGGTGCTCTCACCGGCGGGGATGCGGCCTCGCCGTCCCAAGAAGGCCCCCATCGCGCTGGGAGCGTTGCTGCTGATGGTCGCGATGGTGGTGCTGGGCATCCAGCCCATCCACGTGGCCGCCTTCATCGCCGCCAGCCTCGTGTTGCTGTTCGGCACCGTCACCATGGAGGAGGCATACCGGGCCATCGAGTGGCGCACCATCTTCCTGGTGGCGGCGGTCCTGCCGGTGGGGATCGCCATGGAGAGCACCGGCGCGGCGTTGCTCCTGGTCAGCAGGGTGAGGGAGTGGCTGGGACCGATGGGCCACCTCGCCATCCTCATCGCCCTGGTGGTACTTGCCAGCCTTCTCAGCCAGGCTCTTGACGGGGCCCCGGCGGTGGTCCTCCTGGCGCCGGTCGCCCTGGAAACGGCTGCTCAGCTGGGCATGAACCCCTACGCGGCCATGATGGGGGTGAGCCTGGCCGCGTCGGCCGCCTTCATGACTCCGTTCAGCCACAAGGCCAACCTCCTCGTCATGGGAGCGGGTGGTTACCGGGCCATCGACTACGCCCGCGTCGGTACTCCGCTGACCGTGGTCGTCCTGGGCATAGTCGTCGCCCTGGTACCGGTCTTCTTCCCCATCTGA